A single region of the Lotus japonicus ecotype B-129 chromosome 4, LjGifu_v1.2 genome encodes:
- the LOC130715597 gene encoding uncharacterized protein At1g66480-like, whose protein sequence is MGNTFGSKKTTKVMKIDGESFKLKTPVKAGEVLKDHPGLVLLDSEAVKHYGTRAKPLEAHKELHPKRLYFLVELPKETKPRRVRSGINMSAKDRLESLVLTRRSASDLSIMKQRDVDGGGGGDSKEESVGGGVRLKMRLPKAEVERLMRECKDEAEAAEKIMSLYKAASETAENGGKESTKAVREKRVSFMPINEGGIQVAVAS, encoded by the exons ATGGGCAACACTTTTGGTTCTAAGAAGACCACAAAGGTCATGAAAATAGATGGCGAATCATTCAAGCTGAAAACGCCAGTAAAAGCTGGTGAAGTGCTTAAGGATCACCCGGGTCTCGTTTTGCTTGACTCAGAGGCGGTCAAGCATTACGGGACACGGGCGAAGCCTTTGGAAGCGCATAAGGAGTTGCATCCAAAGAGGCTTTATTTTCTCGTGGAGCTTCCAAAGGAGACGAAGCCGAGAAGGGTTCGTTCCGGGATTAACATGAGTGCGAAGGACCGGTTGGAGAGTTTGGTGCTTACAAGGAGGTCTGCTTCTGATCTTTCGATCATGAAACAACGCGatgttgatggtggtggtggtggtgatagtaAGGAGGAgagtgttggtggtggtgtgaGGTTGAAGATGAGGCTTCCCAAGGCGGAGGTGGAGAGGTTGATGCGGGAGTGTAAAGATGAGGCAGAGGCGGCAGAGAAGATTATGAGTTTGTATAAGGCGGCGAGTGAAACAGCGGAAAATGGTGGAAAGGAGAGTACAAAGGCAGTACGTGAG AAAAGGGTGAGTTTCATGCCAATCAATGAAGGAGGAATTCAAGTGGCTGTGGCTTCATAA